Below is a window of Clostridium sp. JN-1 DNA.
GTTCACTTATATACCCTCCAACTTTTTTATTTATTTTTGCTTATAAGATGGAAGTGATGTCCTGGAACATTAAGCCCTTCAACAAATGATGGACAAGTAAATCCAACTACATACCCATCTATATATTTGTATTTAAAAGTAGGTTGATTTTTAACAGCCTCAGCCATAGGTTTATATATTGAAATTCGATAAGCACTGAAGTAATTTTGGTGTAAGATAAAATATCTTTTAATCTAATTTTAATCTCGTAAGTACATAATATAAATAGATACAGCAGCGAGTATAAAAATAACAGATATCAATGTTTATAGAGATGGAACTTACTCATAAAGGATATAAAGTTGATACAGCATATGAAGGTAGAGGAGCTTTAAATAAAGTAAGGGAAACAAGTTATAATTTGATACTTCTTGATATCATGATTCCAAATTTAAATGGGATTGAAGTTTGCAGGAGAATAAGACAATTTTCTAATGTACCTATTATAATGTTAACAGCCAAAAGCGATATACCAGATAAGGTTTTAGGGTTGGATGTAGGAGCCAATGACTATTTAACTAAACCTTTTGTAATAGAAGAATTATTGGCAAGAATAAGGGTATATGAAAGAAGTAATATTTTAGATACTGATAGTGATGTACTCAAGGTTAAAGACATTGTTATGGATAATAAAACACATGAGGTACTAAGAGATGGTAAGAAAATTGAACTAACTAAGAAAGAATATGATCTTTTTAAAATGCTTCTAATTAATAAAAATGTTGTGCTTACAAGAGAAAAGTTGATTGAAGAAGTATGGGGTTATGATTATGTGGGAGATACTAATGTAGTTGATGTATTTATAAGATATTTGAGAAGTAAAATTGATGGTGGCTTTGATGATAAATTCATGACTACCGTAAGAGGTGTAGGATATGTTATTAAAGAAAATTGATGATATTTTTAAGGTTATTAAAAGTGCAAAAATTTCTGTAAAGTTAACTGCATTATATGCTGTCATGTTTTCATTAGTACTGCTGCTTTTGAATGCATCAATTTTATTTGGAGTAAAATATTATATTTATAATTAAGCAAATAGACAAATTGATGATATGCAAATTTATTGGATAGGTGGGGAAAAGATGATAGGGATGCCTTAGAGAAATCAATTTATGCTATTAAGTTAGAATCTTACAATATGGCTAATTTAATTGAGAAGTTACTCTTTCTTGCAAGGGGTGATAGAGGTACTCAACTGATAGAAAAAAGAATTTTGGATTAATGAATTGATTGGTGAAGTAGTTGAAGAAACTAGGCTTATAGAAAAGGATCATGAGATATCCAATAAGGAAAATGATGTTGTAAAAATTTTGGCAGATTACAAGATGGTAAAACAAATGATAAGAATATTTATTGAGAACAGTATTAAGTTTACTCCAAAGGGTGGAACAATAGATATAAGCTCAAAGGTGCAGGAAAATGCTGTGAAGATAACTGTTAGTGATACAGGTATTGGAATACCTAAAGATGAAATTGAAAAGATATTCAATAGGTTTTATATTGTGGATAAATCTAGATCTAAGGAAAAAGGTGGGTCTGGATTAGGATTGTCTATAGCTAAATGGATTGCAAGTGTACATGGAGGAACTATAGACGTAGATAGTGAAGAAGGTAAGTGGACAAAAGTAACCGTAACATTAAACTTAAATACGTAAATAATATCTTTAACATTAAAAGGTGAAGGAGAAAGTTTCTTTCATCTTTTTTTAATTATCCAATTTTAAAATATAGAACATTTTTTAAGATGAATATAAGTTCTTTTTAATATAATTTTAATCTTGAATAGTCATAATGTAATACATAATAAAAATCGGTACAGTAATTTATATGTAAATAGTGGTGTTTATTATCAAAATATATTATAAAGGAGATAGTTAAAAATGAATATGGAGATTTTTAGGCTTATAAATAATTTAGCAAATAAAAATATGGTTTTAGATAAGATAATGATTTTCTTTTCAAAAGATATGCCTTATATATTTATGGCAGTTATTGCAATAATATTTATTTTAGAAATTGTAAAAAGAAATTCTAATTATAGAAAAGTTGTTTTTAGTACCTTTGTTATTACAGTAATAAATTTAATATTAAGTTTTATCATTGGCAGTATATACTATGTGGACAGACCTTTTGTTCATAATAAAGTAAATTTATTAACACCCCATGTGGCAGATGCATCTTTTCCAAGTGATCATGCAATAGGAACTATGAGTATAGCTTTAGGGCTTGCAAAATATAATAAGTTAGTTAGTATGATTTTAACTATAATGTCTATAGTTGTAGGCTTTTCACGAATATATGTTGGACATCACTATCCTATGGATGTTGTAGGGGCATATTTAATGGTTTTTGCAACAAGCTATATTTATAACTTAAAATTAAGAAGTAAGGTTGAAAATTTATATGAAATGGCTGAAAAAAAGGCGACAATAAAATTAGGCTTCAAGTCATTATATAATGAAATTTAAATATACTTAAATAAGTTAACTTAATATAGAAAATAATAAGTTAGAATACTAAGCTTAAGATATGTTGATTAAAATATATAATCTTGTTATAAAAATTCTCAATGACAGTTTAAAGATATTTCATTCTCTTGGAAAAATAAAGGCTGCCATAGCAGAAACAGCAGTTTTATTTTTGATGTTTTTAGCTTACACTATAATAAAGTACAGTAAGAAAACTTGGATCAAACCATTAGCTATAGATATTTATTTATGTCTTTGCTTTCTTATTGGATTAAGCATGGTTTATTTAAATTTGCAGTATCCAAGTGATGTTGCAGCTGGATATGAATTTGGAGTGGTTTATCTTAGTTTAAGTATTATTTTATTAGAGGTTTATAAAGTTTTACCTGATGCAATAATAGGTTAAGTAAATTTTGCTGGCATTTGACAGCAATCTATATATATCATATAATTTAAATAGCATATGCCAATAATAATATGGAGGTTAGATAGTATGAAAATAGCATTACCTAGTAATGGAAACGTGGTTAATCAACATTTTGGAATGAGTAAGAGTTTTGAAATTGTAACAGTAGAAGATAAAAAGGTTACTAATGTAGAAGAAATATCTTCTGAAGAATTTCAACATCAGCATGAAGGTTTAGCAAACTTGCTTTCAAAGCATGGAGTAGAGGTAGTTATAGTAGGAGGCATAGGTCAAGGAGCAATTAATGGTTTAAAGATGAATGGTCTTCAAGTAATAAGAGGAGCATCAGGGGAGTACATGAAGGTTGTTGAAGAATACATTAATGGAACATTAGAAGATAAAAATATAGTCTGCAATCATCATGGAGAGCACCATAATCATTAAAAAATAGAGGACAGAGGGAGAACGTACCTAGATTTGTGTAAATCAAATCTAGGTACGTTCTCTAAGTTAGCAATGTTTCGCTTTAGCGAAACGAGTTATCAAAAGTTTAATTAAAGATTTTTCGTAAGCTTAGCGGAGAAAAATCCTCCTTCACCGTCCTCTGTCCTATGTCTTGGAAAAATTTACACCCCTGGGGTAGAGATTCCTTGTTTATGTTTGTTAAAAATAGAGTACAGCTGTTCTATAGGAAGAAACGCCATAATAACAATACATATTCCGCCTTCTACTGCCATAAAAGGTCCATTAATCGTAAGTGAATATAAATATGTAGACATTCCTTTAGGAGCAAAGCTTCCGAAAAATACCACACCGGAAATGAAGTGGCATATAAACCGAGCAAATACAGCGACAATAGTTCCTAGTATCTTTCTATCTCTAAAATAGCCTGCAAGTCCAAGAGCCATAAAAGGCAGTGGATAATCAAATAATACTTGTACAGGATGGAGAATGTAAGGACCAAGTATTAATGATATTATTCCGTATAAGAAGCCAGTTAAGAACCCAACTTCAGGACCATAAAAGAATGCCATAACTAAAATTGGTACCATACTTCCTAAAGTTACACTTCCGCCTTGTGGAAAGTGATAAATTCTGAAGATTTTAAGTACAGTTGCAAGCGCAAGAGCTACTCCAATTTGAACAACCATGGAAGTGGTGAATTTTATCTTTTTTACCTTAATTGCAGCCAAAATTAAAATAATTACAGCAAGCAGTGCAAACAAAGATACTGGATGTTTTAAAATTTCAATTAAGTTTTGAGGAATAGATAAAAAAACTTTTAAATCTTTTAAAATAACGGACATAAAAAAAACCCCCTTAAATTAGTGCTCAGGAAGTCTAGGTTTAACACAAAAAACCGACTCCAGATATTCGGAATACGGTTTTAATTGTATATAAATCACTTTTCCTACGCTGGTATTATCCAGATCAGGTATAAGGGTTTATGAAGAATAATAAACTTCACTTCTCAGCCTAATGCACCCCTAGCACTTTTATAAAATTTTATTTAATTATACCACTAAGTCTATTAAATTTAAAGCCTGCTTGCTGCTTTAAGTTTGAGGCTGGCGGTAAAATGAAAAGGGGCAGGAGTATAATTTAAATGTCTTTAGCCCAAATATTAATACTTTCAAACTCACCGCATATATTACAATCATTCACTAGCTTACCTCTAAAGTTAAAGCCGTGTTTACTCAATACAATATTTATACTTGGATTTATCGCCCTAGACAAACTATATAAGCTAATGAATCCTTCCTTTTTAAGATCTAATTCTAAAAGGTAAATTATATTTGACAATATGCCTTTATCTCTATAGTGAGGGTAAGTAGCACAGTCAGCTATTTCTGCATTTAAATTTTCGTAATCTAAATATGCAGAAGCTGCACCAATTATTTTACCATTATAAGTGGCAACTTTATATAAAACATTTTTGTTCATATTTTGAATTAAATAATCCTTATCATATATTTGAGAAGGATACGCAAAAAATGCGCTAGAAAATAAGTCTATTAATTCATCTATATCGCTTTCTTTTGCATTCCTTATCTGGTACTTGAAATTATTACTAAACTTAAAACTATTTTTTACATTTAAACTTTTCATTAAAAATAACTTTTCCATATTATCATTTTTACAAGCTTTTCGTTTACCTATTATAAAGTACGACATGCATAAAGCATCCTCGCCTCTAAAATAGGAATCTATTTTACCTTCTAAAATAAATCCTGCATCAGAAAAAGTTTGAAAATATGCGGTATCGCAGTTACATACAACTTTGCTTAAATGCTGTCTTGATGCATAGCGTATTATTCTTTTTATAGTTTGTACCGATATCTTATGGAAATTAACTATTTTTACACGGTTATTAATATAATCAATATATATTTTACTTTTATCTATTTTAGCATAGTAATTATTATTTAATTTACATTTAGCAGCATTCACGATTTATTCTCCCCTTAAAAATTAATAATATATAAATCTAATAATTAGATAAAAAATAAGCTGCAGAGAAGCAACTGCAGCTTATTAAATGCTATTTATATACATGATAAAAAATACAGTATATATAATAACAAAGTATACTAAAACTTCTCTTCAACGCTTACGAGATTAGCTGACGGATTTGGGTCGAAGAAAATAACCCTACTTATCATATTTTGATAAGATTCACCCCAAAGTTGGTTCTCCCGTTCGAAATGATTCAGCGCTACCGCTATTTATTATTTTACATATAAGCATATCATTATAATGTATGCATGTCAATATATTATGATTCAATGACTCAATATATTATATTCAATTGATGATTCAATGATTCAATTAAATAATAATTTTTCATACATTTTTTAAAATTAGAGATAATATCTATGAAAGGAGGAGTTGTTATGGAAGAAGATAGAGTTAAGGATAGTTCTATGGAATCTCCAATTGAAAAACATGATACTGCAGCATGGGCAAATATTCACAAGTCAAAACCAGTTTCAAATGTACCCGTGCCAAGTGAATTCGATGTTAAAAATGCCAAGGAATATGTAGATTCTAATGAAAAATGATGCTAATAATAAAAAGTCTAACCAATTGGTTAGACTTTTTATTATTAGCAATGTTGAAGAGATGATAATTTTT
It encodes the following:
- a CDS encoding acetolactate decarboxylase, whose protein sequence is MAEAVKNQPTFKYKYIDGYVVGFTCPSFVEGLNVPGHHFHLISKNK
- a CDS encoding response regulator transcription factor, producing the protein MFIEMELTHKGYKVDTAYEGRGALNKVRETSYNLILLDIMIPNLNGIEVCRRIRQFSNVPIIMLTAKSDIPDKVLGLDVGANDYLTKPFVIEELLARIRVYERSNILDTDSDVLKVKDIVMDNKTHEVLRDGKKIELTKKEYDLFKMLLINKNVVLTREKLIEEVWGYDYVGDTNVVDVFIRYLRSKIDGGFDDKFMTTVRGVGYVIKEN
- a CDS encoding sensor histidine kinase; the encoded protein is MIGEVVEETRLIEKDHEISNKENDVVKILADYKMVKQMIRIFIENSIKFTPKGGTIDISSKVQENAVKITVSDTGIGIPKDEIEKIFNRFYIVDKSRSKEKGGSGLGLSIAKWIASVHGGTIDVDSEEGKWTKVTVTLNLNT
- a CDS encoding undecaprenyl-diphosphatase; translation: MNMEIFRLINNLANKNMVLDKIMIFFSKDMPYIFMAVIAIIFILEIVKRNSNYRKVVFSTFVITVINLILSFIIGSIYYVDRPFVHNKVNLLTPHVADASFPSDHAIGTMSIALGLAKYNKLVSMILTIMSIVVGFSRIYVGHHYPMDVVGAYLMVFATSYIYNLKLRSKVENLYEMAEKKATIKLGFKSLYNEI
- a CDS encoding phosphatase PAP2 family protein produces the protein MLIKIYNLVIKILNDSLKIFHSLGKIKAAIAETAVLFLMFLAYTIIKYSKKTWIKPLAIDIYLCLCFLIGLSMVYLNLQYPSDVAAGYEFGVVYLSLSIILLEVYKVLPDAIIG
- a CDS encoding NifB/NifX family molybdenum-iron cluster-binding protein, translated to MKIALPSNGNVVNQHFGMSKSFEIVTVEDKKVTNVEEISSEEFQHQHEGLANLLSKHGVEVVIVGGIGQGAINGLKMNGLQVIRGASGEYMKVVEEYINGTLEDKNIVCNHHGEHHNH
- the thiT gene encoding energy-coupled thiamine transporter ThiT, which translates into the protein MSVILKDLKVFLSIPQNLIEILKHPVSLFALLAVIILILAAIKVKKIKFTTSMVVQIGVALALATVLKIFRIYHFPQGGSVTLGSMVPILVMAFFYGPEVGFLTGFLYGIISLILGPYILHPVQVLFDYPLPFMALGLAGYFRDRKILGTIVAVFARFICHFISGVVFFGSFAPKGMSTYLYSLTINGPFMAVEGGICIVIMAFLPIEQLYSIFNKHKQGISTPGV
- the ablB gene encoding putative beta-lysine N-acetyltransferase, with the translated sequence MNAAKCKLNNNYYAKIDKSKIYIDYINNRVKIVNFHKISVQTIKRIIRYASRQHLSKVVCNCDTAYFQTFSDAGFILEGKIDSYFRGEDALCMSYFIIGKRKACKNDNMEKLFLMKSLNVKNSFKFSNNFKYQIRNAKESDIDELIDLFSSAFFAYPSQIYDKDYLIQNMNKNVLYKVATYNGKIIGAASAYLDYENLNAEIADCATYPHYRDKGILSNIIYLLELDLKKEGFISLYSLSRAINPSINIVLSKHGFNFRGKLVNDCNICGEFESINIWAKDI
- a CDS encoding DUF3787 domain-containing protein produces the protein MEEDRVKDSSMESPIEKHDTAAWANIHKSKPVSNVPVPSEFDVKNAKEYVDSNEK